The following are from one region of the Dreissena polymorpha isolate Duluth1 chromosome 2, UMN_Dpol_1.0, whole genome shotgun sequence genome:
- the LOC127868141 gene encoding zinc finger CCCH domain-containing protein 13-like has protein sequence MAAPMSSGDEKSDTDAIPDYLDPTSASFDPLKALYSPIDPFPHIPSRQFNNLAQFQNFIEGKDAQTRKANEQKKKSGGQQGTITGLAKLRAQAHEAEQERKAAITKKYAGPAERSITQAKRKNMRTVFTKMQGYKKGPLNVLRLCVNDKLRVTVLIRAAVSVRSRCRGYLVAFDKHFNMALMDVDETFIRPAPKRKGIDKKGKQTEAVSSICKDSDRTKSSAKAVRVKSESENRDKQGSDLRKKIDENMEKSDRRSLIDHIKENEDKESSQGQRFSRKLYDSKEATEGYRTSSDSRYVIPRKGDNSDFSYQRDRSDSEGRKDHRSSSGSRRAIDKSESRNSYRSSSNDGQVGERSKTNQRSSSYDKRGKGLDQRWEEHNIRGKEHAKERGKEHDKQKMREPMDDKLNSSTASIASKIGMIDLREKLKKNRLKDSGASQCMSDSENNPSTSRPEHSVSDSESGKQQKEESIRSYSDKCFVSDSESRKHIKEESSKCSNDKTEMSSGLFWPKYKKWTEDRCYAEYEIVERHVNQLFIRGDNVVSIHVEDF, from the exons ATGGCAGCGCCCATGAGCTCAGGCGACGAAAAATCCGATACAGATGCAATACCTGATTATCTTGATCCGACATCAGCAAGTTTTGATCCGCTGAAGGCGCTTTACAGTCCCATAGACCCTTTCCCTCATATTCCATCAAGGCAATTTAATAATCTTGCTCAATTTCAAAATTTTATAGAAGGCAAAGATGCACAAACACGTAAGGCGAATGAACAGAAAAAGAAGTCAGGTGGCCAACAGGGTACTATAACTGGTTTAGCAAAGTTGAGGGCTCAGGCACACGAAGCGGAACAAGAAAGAAAAGCCGCAATAACAAAAAAGTATGCAGGTCCAGCAGAGAGATCTATTACACAGGCGAAACGAAAGAACATGCGCACAGTTTTTACGAAAATGCAAG GATATAAGAAGGGACCACTGAATGTGTTAAGACTTTGCGTAAATGACAAACTGCGAGTGACTGTCCTCATCCGTGCAGCAGTGTCAGTCAGGAGCAGATGTCGGGGATATCTTGTTGCATTCGACAAACATTTCAATATG GCATTAATGGATGTAGATGAAACCTTCATTAGACCAGCTCCAAAAAGAAAG GGCATTGACAAGAAAGGCAAACAGACAGAGGCGGTCTCATCTATTTGCAAGGACAGTGATAGAACAAAATCGTCAGCTAAGGCAGTAAGAGTGAAAAGTGAAAGTGAAAATAGAGACAAACAAGGGTCTGATCTGAGAAAGAAAATTGATGAAAACATGGAGAAATCAGACAGAAGGTCATTAATAGATCACATAAAAGAAAATGAGGATAAGGAATCGAGTCAAGGACAAAGGTTTTCTAGAAAGCTGTATGACAGCAAAGAGGCTACTGAAGGTTATAGAACATCATCTGACAGTAGATATGTAATACCTAGGAAAGGTGACAATTCAGATTTCAGTTATCAGAGAGATAGAAGTGATTCAGAAGGCAGAAAAGATCACAGATCATCATCAGGCAGTAGAAGAGCCATTGACAAATCAGAGAGTAGAAATTCTTATAGGTCATCTTCTAATGATGGTCAAGTTGGTGAAAGGAGTAAAACCAATCAAAGGTCATCATCATATGATAAAAGGGGTAAAGGGTTAGACCAAAGATGGGAAGAACATAATATCAGGGGTAAAGAACATGCAAAAGAGAGGGGAAAAGAACATGATAAACAGAAAATGAGAGAGCCCATGGATGACAAACTTAATTCTTCTACTGCTTCAATAGCCTCAAAAATTGGAATGATAGATCTGAGAGAGAAACTGAAGAAAAATCGTCTTAAAGATTCAGGTGCCAGCCAGTGCATGTCTGATAGTGAGAACAATCCTTCAACATCTAGACCAGAGCATTCAGTTTCAGATAGTGAAAGTGGAAAACAGCAAAAGGAAGAGAGTATTAGAAGCTACAGTGATAAGTGCTTTGTCTCAGATAGTGAAAGTAGAAAACATATAAAAGAAGAGAGTAGTAAATGCTCCAATGATAAAACAGAAATGAGTTCTGGTCTGTTTTGGCCAAAGTATAAAAAATGGACTGAAGACAGGTGCTATGCAGAATATGAGATCGTTGAGAGACATGTAAATCAGTTATTTATTCGTGGGGATAATGTGGTCAGTATACATGTTGAGGATTTTTAG